A section of the Sebaldella sp. S0638 genome encodes:
- a CDS encoding NAD(P)-dependent oxidoreductase — MQRHFFFRGIKHYPFLDKEKLEKEGLGDVELVSLEELFKNSDIISLHIRLTDQTKNFVNMGLLSLMKENAYLINTARAGILDEEALIKVLGEKKIAGAALDVFWEEPIPENHPILKLDNVTLTTHIAGDTVDAIPKAPKLLVNEMNEFLNNGKMDMIINQKAAENFKL, encoded by the coding sequence TTGCAGCGTCATTTCTTCTTCCGGGGAATAAAACACTATCCGTTTCTGGATAAGGAAAAACTGGAAAAAGAAGGACTTGGGGATGTGGAGCTGGTATCACTGGAAGAGTTGTTCAAAAACTCTGATATTATATCACTGCATATCAGACTTACAGATCAGACAAAAAACTTCGTTAATATGGGGTTATTGTCGCTTATGAAAGAAAATGCCTATCTGATAAATACAGCAAGGGCAGGAATACTAGATGAGGAAGCACTGATAAAGGTTCTTGGTGAAAAGAAAATAGCAGGAGCAGCATTAGATGTATTCTGGGAGGAACCGATTCCTGAGAATCACCCTATATTAAAGCTGGATAATGTTACCCTGACTACACATATAGCAGGAGATACTGTAGATGCAATACCAAAGGCGCCAAAACTTCTTGTGAATGAAATGAACGAATTTTTGAATAATGGAAAAATGGATATGATAATAAATCAAAAAGCAGCAGAAAATTTTAAATTATAG
- a CDS encoding PTS transporter subunit IIC — MFFQTLKSIFDTFGPAIFVPAVLFIIALIMKVNVKKAFNSALLAGVGLTGFNMLIGAYIPVIVPTVQKMVDITGINLPVIDTGWQASAIVGYSTKIGMIFVGLGLLFQAVLFLLKWTNIFMPGDLWNNYSYMLWGSMLYFVTGNLWLSLGCMLVMNLYTLLLAEVVQKRWSKYYGYPNCTITAPHHIESVPYAIVMDWILNKLGANKIKLDPENLKKRLGLLGEPMFLGLILGLFLGILGNLKDLGQLASWGEIATVGISTAAVLAIFPKVAGIFASAFQILTEASRGTAKAGGKSREWYLAINDAAGYGEPATLITGIMLIPIILAASFLLPGNKTLSVSG; from the coding sequence ATGTTTTTTCAGACTTTGAAAAGTATTTTTGACACCTTTGGGCCTGCAATATTTGTTCCGGCAGTTTTATTTATAATAGCACTGATAATGAAAGTAAATGTCAAAAAAGCATTTAATTCTGCACTGCTTGCCGGTGTTGGTCTTACAGGATTTAATATGCTTATAGGGGCTTATATTCCTGTAATAGTTCCTACAGTACAGAAAATGGTAGATATCACAGGAATAAATCTGCCGGTTATAGACACAGGATGGCAGGCTTCGGCAATAGTGGGATATTCTACCAAAATAGGAATGATCTTTGTAGGGCTGGGTCTTTTATTTCAGGCTGTGTTATTTCTCCTTAAATGGACAAATATATTCATGCCCGGAGATCTTTGGAATAATTACTCATACATGCTTTGGGGTTCAATGCTCTACTTTGTAACAGGGAATCTCTGGCTGTCACTTGGCTGTATGCTTGTAATGAACCTTTATACACTGCTTCTTGCCGAGGTTGTCCAGAAAAGATGGTCAAAATATTACGGATATCCGAATTGTACAATAACAGCACCGCATCATATTGAATCAGTACCTTATGCTATAGTTATGGACTGGATATTAAATAAACTCGGAGCCAATAAAATAAAGCTTGATCCGGAAAATCTGAAAAAAAGACTCGGACTGCTTGGGGAACCTATGTTTTTAGGGTTGATTCTCGGACTTTTTCTTGGAATTCTCGGAAATCTTAAAGATTTGGGACAGCTGGCTTCATGGGGAGAAATTGCAACAGTGGGAATAAGTACAGCGGCAGTTTTGGCTATTTTTCCAAAAGTAGCAGGAATATTTGCCTCAGCATTTCAGATTCTGACTGAAGCATCAAGAGGAACAGCGAAAGCCGGAGGAAAATCAAGAGAATGGTATCTCGCGATAAATGATGCAGCGGGATATGGAGAGCCTGCCACGCTGATTACAGGAATAATGTTAATTCCTATAATACTTGCAGCGTCATTTCTTCTTCCGGGGAATAAAACACTATCCGTTTCTGGATAA
- a CDS encoding carboxypeptidase M32: MKDKIFEILEKKKAFDHAIALLHWDLETEAPKKALEKIAATMGFLSAESYSLIINDEFKNMLYNIDTEPLSDLDKKVITTLRKDFEKLEKIPKEDYVEYSQLTVEATAKWEEAKNADDFEIFKPYLEKIINFNKKFIKYRGYKDHPYNTLLDDYEEGMTVEKTDEFFKKIKQELIPLIKKINTINKGENKLKGTFSIDKQKEFAKFLAEYIGFDFSKGVIKESEHPFTLNFDNKDVRITTHYYESDPLSAVFSTIHEGGHAIYEQNIKDEISKTILGEGTSMGVHESQSRMYENMFGRNLNFWIPLYPKLKEKFPEELGDITLESFYRIVNDSKSSLIRIEADELTYPIHVLIRYELEKEIFETEVDVNELPKKWADKYEEYLGVRPETFKEGILQDVHWSGGSFGYFSSYALGSAYASQFYHAMCSEFNVDKELKSGSFEKINAYLRENIHQYGKYKNPEELIMDTTKEKFNPNYYINYLREKYGKLYVLCN; encoded by the coding sequence CAGCCTGATAATAAACGATGAATTTAAAAATATGCTTTATAATATAGATACAGAGCCTTTATCAGATCTTGATAAAAAAGTAATAACAACTCTCAGAAAAGATTTTGAAAAGCTGGAAAAAATACCAAAAGAGGACTATGTAGAATATTCACAGCTTACAGTAGAAGCCACAGCTAAATGGGAAGAAGCTAAAAATGCCGATGACTTCGAGATATTCAAACCATATCTTGAGAAAATAATTAACTTTAATAAAAAGTTTATAAAATACAGAGGATATAAGGATCATCCGTATAATACACTTCTTGACGACTACGAAGAAGGAATGACAGTGGAAAAAACCGATGAGTTTTTCAAGAAAATAAAGCAGGAGCTAATACCTCTGATAAAAAAGATAAATACAATAAATAAAGGCGAAAATAAATTAAAAGGTACTTTTAGTATAGATAAGCAAAAAGAATTTGCAAAATTTCTTGCAGAGTATATTGGATTTGACTTTTCAAAGGGTGTAATCAAAGAAAGCGAACATCCTTTTACACTGAATTTTGATAATAAAGATGTAAGAATAACTACACACTATTATGAAAGTGACCCTTTAAGCGCTGTGTTTTCTACAATACACGAAGGCGGACATGCTATATACGAACAGAATATAAAAGATGAAATTTCCAAAACCATTCTGGGTGAGGGGACTTCAATGGGAGTGCATGAATCACAGTCAAGAATGTATGAAAATATGTTTGGAAGAAATCTGAATTTCTGGATTCCTTTGTATCCTAAATTAAAGGAAAAATTTCCTGAGGAACTGGGAGATATCACACTTGAAAGTTTTTACAGAATAGTAAATGATTCAAAATCTTCTTTGATAAGAATAGAAGCAGACGAGCTTACTTATCCTATCCATGTGCTTATACGTTACGAGCTGGAAAAAGAGATATTTGAAACAGAGGTAGATGTGAATGAACTGCCTAAAAAATGGGCTGATAAATATGAGGAGTATCTGGGAGTGAGACCTGAGACTTTTAAAGAGGGTATATTACAGGATGTCCACTGGTCCGGAGGATCATTCGGGTATTTTTCATCTTATGCTCTTGGAAGTGCTTACGCAAGCCAGTTTTATCACGCTATGTGCAGTGAATTCAATGTGGACAAAGAATTGAAAAGCGGAAGTTTTGAGAAAATAAATGCCTATCTGAGAGAAAATATTCATCAGTATGGTAAATATAAAAATCCTGAAGAGCTGATAATGGACACTACGAAGGAAAAGTTTAATCCTAACTATTATATAAATTATTTAAGAGAAAAGTACGGCAAGCTTTATGTACTTTGCAATTAA
- a CDS encoding PRD domain-containing protein, with the protein MHKDTDVKFLSEKLYTVPKTIRYDIKNLNHYLKKYKLPTIEDNKYLRFQKGFKLESFLKNMEITDYKFSERERTEFITARILFNTFEKLTTEKFAFELGVSELTIKKDLKILREEIKAKELVLHFDKKKGFLLTGDEEKIRQKQLKYYVDYNIDYSRNNTETIPDFLKFEIKKILIDYKKNIDTENLYKYVENLSSCLDKIVSNEAHEVLVLYIMILVKRLQTGNHTQEKQILNEYLLLTKEYEVVSNSINQLENKYKISIHKNEVLKIVDYLLGSHTYNFDYSFYENWVETELLVRKIINEVDKNTEIEITKDELLYEGLLNHIKPTIYRIKNNIFFPGLVLEEIISTEKELLETVRKSLTELENYIGCKISNIETALFTVHFKLAIERAKEKQVKIYRILLVCSTGYATSNLLSQQLSAEYNIEIAELIPYYKVFEYDFSNIDLIISTIDIEKKIIKKNINIIKVGVVLSDSDRKSIRDAGVNKRVSKIKLTEILEILRSSENFQNMENLGDSLINKFGGKILDDRENGGYTSKERLSSFLTLENIMVSDEEADWIKTVNTAGGILLKNGYINEGYIDNIIGNINKNGVYMVLKNEFILLHAERQNNVFRTGIAFLRKKIPVEFPGMYMVRNILAISCHSKAELSGSFEDILKLSENTEFLKEMENIRDSEAVFSLIKKYTEI; encoded by the coding sequence GTGCATAAGGACACCGACGTAAAATTTTTAAGTGAAAAGCTGTACACTGTCCCGAAAACAATAAGATACGACATAAAAAACCTGAATCATTATCTGAAAAAATATAAGCTGCCCACTATAGAAGATAATAAATATCTAAGGTTTCAAAAAGGTTTTAAACTTGAAAGTTTTTTGAAGAATATGGAGATAACAGATTATAAATTTTCTGAAAGGGAACGGACGGAATTTATAACAGCGCGAATATTATTCAATACATTTGAGAAACTTACAACGGAAAAATTTGCTTTTGAGCTGGGAGTCAGTGAGCTCACAATAAAAAAGGATCTGAAAATCCTGAGGGAGGAGATAAAAGCCAAAGAACTGGTTTTGCATTTTGATAAAAAGAAAGGTTTTTTACTGACCGGCGATGAGGAAAAAATCCGTCAAAAACAGCTGAAATACTATGTAGACTACAATATAGACTATAGCAGAAATAATACAGAAACAATTCCTGATTTTCTGAAATTTGAAATAAAAAAAATATTGATAGATTACAAAAAGAATATAGATACCGAGAATTTATATAAATATGTGGAAAATTTGAGCAGCTGTCTTGACAAAATAGTATCAAACGAAGCACATGAAGTGTTGGTCTTATACATCATGATACTTGTAAAAAGACTTCAGACAGGAAACCATACACAGGAAAAACAGATTTTAAACGAGTATCTTCTTTTGACTAAAGAATATGAAGTAGTCAGTAATTCGATAAATCAGCTGGAAAATAAGTACAAAATATCAATTCATAAAAATGAAGTATTGAAAATAGTGGATTACCTTCTGGGAAGCCATACATATAATTTTGACTATTCATTTTATGAAAACTGGGTGGAAACAGAACTGCTTGTAAGAAAGATAATAAATGAAGTAGATAAAAATACAGAAATAGAAATAACAAAAGACGAGCTTCTTTATGAGGGACTTCTAAACCATATAAAACCTACAATATACAGAATAAAAAACAATATATTCTTTCCCGGTCTTGTTTTGGAAGAGATAATCAGCACAGAAAAAGAGCTTTTGGAAACAGTGAGAAAAAGTCTGACAGAACTGGAAAATTATATAGGATGCAAAATAAGCAATATAGAAACTGCATTATTTACAGTCCACTTTAAGCTGGCTATAGAAAGGGCAAAGGAAAAACAGGTGAAGATATACAGAATACTTCTTGTGTGCAGTACGGGATACGCTACGTCAAATCTTTTGTCACAGCAGCTTTCGGCTGAATATAACATAGAGATAGCAGAATTAATACCGTATTACAAAGTGTTTGAGTATGATTTTTCCAATATAGACCTGATTATTTCCACAATAGATATAGAGAAAAAAATCATAAAAAAAAATATAAATATAATAAAAGTGGGAGTGGTTTTATCTGATTCAGACAGGAAGAGTATTCGGGATGCAGGAGTAAATAAGAGAGTGTCAAAAATAAAACTGACTGAAATATTGGAAATACTAAGAAGTTCGGAAAATTTTCAAAATATGGAAAATCTTGGGGATTCATTGATAAATAAGTTTGGAGGGAAAATTCTGGATGACAGGGAAAACGGCGGATATACCTCCAAAGAAAGACTCAGCAGCTTTCTGACACTGGAAAATATAATGGTTTCAGACGAAGAAGCAGACTGGATCAAAACTGTTAATACAGCCGGCGGGATTTTGCTGAAAAACGGTTATATAAATGAGGGATACATAGACAATATAATCGGCAACATAAATAAAAACGGAGTTTATATGGTTTTGAAAAATGAATTTATACTTTTGCATGCAGAGAGGCAAAATAATGTATTCAGGACAGGAATTGCATTTTTAAGAAAAAAAATTCCTGTGGAATTTCCGGGAATGTATATGGTAAGAAACATACTTGCTATATCCTGTCATTCAAAAGCCGAATTATCAGGATCATTTGAGGACATATTAAAACTTTCGGAAAATACTGAGTTTTTGAAGGAAATGGAAAATATCCGGGATAGTGAAGCAGTTTTCAGCCTTATAAAAAAGTATACTGAAATTTAG
- a CDS encoding PTS fructose transporter subunit IIB, whose translation MAKINVLSVCGSGTVTSSMLSAKIKEHLGKHGFNVNATEVNPGGIETALGSGSFDFIAYTCPIKDVYGVPIVSAMGFLTGFGEEEFIEEVLTILNSKG comes from the coding sequence ATGGCTAAAATCAACGTTTTATCAGTATGCGGTTCAGGTACTGTTACTTCTTCAATGCTTTCTGCAAAAATAAAAGAACATTTGGGGAAACACGGGTTTAATGTAAATGCCACAGAGGTAAATCCCGGAGGAATAGAAACAGCTCTTGGATCGGGAAGCTTTGACTTTATTGCTTATACATGCCCGATAAAAGATGTTTACGGAGTTCCTATAGTAAGTGCAATGGGATTTCTTACCGGTTTCGGCGAAGAAGAGTTTATTGAGGAAGTACTGACAATTTTGAATTCTAAAGGATAA
- a CDS encoding PTS sugar transporter subunit IIA: protein MRLLDKNFIELNVEQNSRDSLLKYMGGKLLAENIVKETYPQAIVDREKEFPTGILCRNISIAIPHTTGEHVNEPKIAVAVLKNPVEFCMMGEPAQKVEASVIIMIAINNPDMQIDFLQKLVTVIENHELLLNVKNAASIDEVYELLSFLNEIK from the coding sequence GTGAGACTACTAGACAAAAATTTTATAGAATTAAACGTGGAACAGAACAGCAGGGACAGTTTACTAAAATATATGGGCGGGAAACTGCTTGCGGAAAATATAGTAAAAGAGACCTATCCACAGGCAATAGTAGACAGGGAAAAGGAGTTTCCCACAGGAATATTATGCAGAAATATAAGCATAGCAATTCCGCATACTACGGGAGAACATGTAAATGAACCTAAGATTGCTGTTGCGGTACTGAAAAATCCCGTGGAATTCTGCATGATGGGAGAACCGGCGCAGAAGGTAGAGGCTTCTGTAATAATAATGATAGCAATTAATAATCCTGATATGCAGATAGATTTTCTCCAGAAGCTGGTAACAGTTATTGAAAATCATGAATTATTATTAAATGTAAAAAATGCTGCTTCTATAGATGAAGTATATGAATTACTGAGTTTTTTAAACGAAATAAAATAA
- a CDS encoding potassium transporter TrkG: MAEKKKRMSVYSVLILSFFFIIIIGTILLSLPVASFPGKRPSVIDSLFIATSAVTVTGLVITDINYTFTLFGKTVLIILVQLGGLGVMTFSSVIVLFLTHKIDYTAKKIIQKDLNYNTLFNIQSYIKNLIKIVFLIEFIGAFCLFFVFIKKFSFLKAVYYAVFHSISAFCNTGFSLFPGSLSEYRTNIPINLIIPMLITLGSLGFTTLNSIYTLLFPKFKSDKKRIRLTLTARLSVIVSLILIILGTVLTLLIEMSNPDTLKNFVFHDKLLLSFFQSVSIRTAGFQTLDLIHMRKPTLIFYMILMFIGASPGSTGGGIKTTTIAVITLGVYTTLSHRKNIEFHKREISWGVFNRAIAIVFISIIYIFVIVFTLSYIEKNQKFILLLFEVISAFGTAGLSLDITPVLTPISKILISLTMFLGRVGPLTVAMALTMKRRKKGTYSYPVDKIQIGC, from the coding sequence GTGGCAGAAAAGAAAAAAAGAATGTCTGTGTATTCTGTTTTAATACTTTCATTCTTTTTCATAATTATTATAGGAACTATATTACTCAGTCTCCCTGTAGCAAGTTTTCCCGGGAAAAGACCTTCTGTGATAGACTCATTATTCATCGCTACTTCGGCTGTAACTGTAACTGGTCTTGTAATCACTGATATAAATTACACATTCACTCTATTTGGAAAAACAGTCTTAATTATACTTGTCCAGCTTGGCGGATTAGGGGTAATGACTTTTTCATCTGTAATAGTATTGTTCCTGACCCATAAAATAGACTATACTGCAAAAAAAATCATACAAAAGGATCTTAATTACAATACACTTTTTAATATACAGTCTTATATAAAAAACCTTATAAAAATAGTATTTCTAATAGAATTTATCGGCGCATTCTGTTTATTTTTTGTTTTCATAAAAAAATTCAGCTTTTTAAAAGCTGTTTACTACGCAGTATTTCATTCAATATCTGCATTTTGTAATACGGGATTTTCGCTGTTCCCCGGCAGTCTCAGCGAATACAGAACTAATATTCCCATAAATCTCATTATTCCAATGTTAATAACTCTGGGAAGTCTGGGTTTTACCACACTAAACAGTATTTATACACTGCTTTTTCCAAAATTTAAAAGTGATAAAAAGAGAATCCGTCTTACTCTTACTGCCAGATTATCTGTTATAGTATCACTTATTCTTATTATTTTGGGAACCGTTTTAACACTTTTAATTGAAATGTCAAATCCTGATACACTGAAAAATTTTGTTTTTCACGATAAGCTTCTGCTCTCATTTTTTCAGAGTGTCAGTATTAGAACAGCCGGTTTTCAGACCCTTGATTTGATACATATGAGAAAGCCTACTCTTATATTTTATATGATACTTATGTTTATAGGCGCTTCTCCGGGTTCTACGGGCGGCGGAATAAAAACAACAACAATTGCCGTAATTACACTTGGTGTTTATACTACACTTTCACACAGAAAAAACATCGAATTTCATAAGAGGGAGATAAGCTGGGGAGTATTTAACAGAGCAATTGCAATAGTTTTTATATCTATAATTTATATTTTTGTTATTGTTTTTACTTTGAGTTATATAGAAAAAAATCAAAAATTTATCCTTCTGCTTTTTGAGGTGATTTCTGCTTTTGGAACAGCTGGTTTGTCATTGGACATAACTCCGGTACTTACGCCTATTTCAAAAATATTAATTTCTCTTACTATGTTTCTTGGAAGAGTGGGACCGCTTACTGTTGCAATGGCACTTACCATGAAGCGCAGAAAAAAAGGAACATACAGCTACCCTGTTGATAAAATTCAGATTGGATGCTGA
- a CDS encoding bifunctional 2-polyprenyl-6-hydroxyphenol methylase/3-demethylubiquinol 3-O-methyltransferase UbiG, with translation MLFYKDISIYYGKIFPLNPVAVKFLEEEFNGKKKILDLACGDGKYSDALLTHDRDITGVDLDKGMLEEAEKKFDKRKNIKFIFGNMLELSSVFKRERFDAVFCIGNSLVHLTSTNKIKKALRELNSVMQNNGKLVVQIINYNRILNENINFLPTIKNEDIEFIRNYHRHGNSRIIDFHTILKMPDGDIESHQELYSLTKDELIFLAEKEGFTLESVYSSFKKEEWNDQSLQSVFVFVKN, from the coding sequence ATGCTCTTCTACAAGGATATAAGCATTTATTATGGCAAAATTTTTCCTTTGAATCCGGTTGCGGTGAAATTTCTTGAGGAAGAATTCAACGGGAAAAAGAAAATACTGGATCTGGCATGCGGAGACGGGAAATATTCAGATGCACTGCTTACTCATGATAGAGATATTACAGGAGTGGATCTGGATAAAGGAATGCTCGAAGAAGCAGAGAAAAAATTTGATAAAAGGAAAAATATAAAATTCATATTCGGGAATATGCTGGAATTAAGCAGTGTATTCAAAAGGGAGAGATTTGATGCTGTATTTTGCATAGGAAATTCACTTGTACATCTGACTTCTACCAATAAAATAAAAAAAGCACTTAGAGAACTGAATTCAGTTATGCAGAACAACGGAAAACTAGTAGTGCAGATTATTAATTACAACCGGATACTTAATGAAAATATAAATTTTCTTCCCACAATAAAAAATGAAGATATAGAATTTATAAGAAATTATCACAGACACGGAAACAGCAGAATAATAGACTTTCATACAATACTTAAAATGCCTGACGGAGATATAGAATCCCATCAGGAGCTTTATTCGCTTACAAAGGATGAGCTTATATTTCTTGCTGAAAAAGAAGGATTTACTTTGGAAAGTGTATATTCTTCATTTAAAAAAGAAGAGTGGAATGACCAGTCTTTACAGAGTGTATTTGTTTTTGTGAAAAATTAA